TACCGCTCACGGATGAGCAAAAGTTTTACCTCATTCCGACTGCTGAGGTTCCTGTAACGAATATTTACCGTGGCGAAATCCTCAACACGGATGATCTACCCATTAAATTTGTGTGTCATACACCGTGCTTTCGCTCGGAAGCCGGCTCATACGGCAGAGACACGCGAGGGATGATCCGTCAACATCAGTTCGATAAGGTCGAGCTTGTACAGTTTTCGCATCCGGATCACTCTTATGAGCAACTTGAAGTATTGACCGGTCATGCAGAGTCCGTCCTTGTTGATCTTGAGATACCGTTTCGTACTCTCACGCTGTGCACAGGAGATATGGGTTTTTCCTCAGCAAAGACGTATGACATTGAAGTCTGGTTACCCGGACAAAATGCGTATCGCGAGATATCGTCATGCAGTAATTTTGAAGCTTTTCAAGCGAGACGCATGCAAACGCGCTTCAGGTCTGGGCAAGGAAAGACAGAATTCGTACACACGTTGAATGGTTCCGGTTTGGCTGTTGGCCGTACGTTAATTGCTGTACTTGAGAATTATCAGCGGCAAGACGGATCGGTTGAGATACCTCAGGTCCTTAAAGCTTATATGGCTGGGGTTGAGGTCATTGAGCCGCGTTAACTCATGATGATTCTTGGTTTCTCGTTGACTGGGTGTGCCGTTTAATGTTGAGGCAGTCGACTCTTCCATCTGGAATTGAGCCGAGTTCTGAACGAGAACAAATTGTAAAGTCGGTACAGGCGATCTGTGATCGATTCGATGATAACTTTTGGTTAGAAAAAGATCAAAAGGGAGAATTCCCTTCAGAATTTCATGCGGCGATGGCGGAGTCTGGCTGGTTGGGCATTACTATGCCGCAAGAATATGGTGGAGCGGGGCTCGGGGTCACTGATGCGGCGCTGATGATGCACACGGTGGGTCAATCCGGAGGTGTTTTTGCGGCGTGCTCATCCATTCACATTAATTTGTTTGGGCCTCATGCAATCATTAAGTATGGAACAGCCGAACAAAAATCTCGCTGGATATCAAGCTTAGTTTCTGGTCAAGATAAGGTTGCGTTTGGCGTCACGGAACCTGATGCAGGATTGGATACGACGCACATTAAAACGCGCGCGATCCGACGTGGTTCCGATTACGTGATCAGTGGTACTAAAGTATGGATGTCGACAGCACAGCACGCCAATAAAATGCTGCTTGTCACGCGCACAACGCCGATCGAAGATTGCGCTAACGCGACAGATGGCATGACTTTGTTTTATGTCGACCTTGATCGAGAACGTGTTGAAGTGCGTGAGATAAAAAAAATGGGTCGAGGTGCGGTGGATTCAAATTTAGTTTTTATTGATGAACTCGTAGTGCCTGATGCCGATCGTATCGGTGAGGAGGGTGAAGGTTTTCGAATGTTATTGGACACCTTGAATCCTGAACGTATCCTTATTGCGGCTGAGGCAATTGGAGTGGGGCGCCGTGCCCTAGACAAGGCAGTGAACTATGCGAATGAACGCAAAGTATTTGGGCGCTTTATTGGCCAGAACCAAAGTATTCAGCATCCCTTAGCGGAGAGCTGGATGGCGCTAGAGGCGGCGGATCTGATGGTGTGGCGTGCGGCTAAACTTTATGATGAACAAAAACCTTGTGGTGCAGAAGCAAACGCTGCCAAGTTTCTTGCTGCTGATGCGGCTTATGAGGCTTGCGATCGGGCTGTGCGCACCCATGGTGGTTTTGGGTATGCAAAGGAATATCACGTGGAACGTTACCTGAGAGAAATTATGATTCCTCGTATCGCTCCCGTGAGTCGTGAGCTCATCATGTGTTACATCGCGGAGAAGGTACTCGGTTTGCCTAGATCTTATTAATTTGATCACGTTTGTAATTTTTTGGTGGTCCTAAGTCTACTGTGGCGGCACCAAACTGGTAGAATCCGCGATATCGGAGAGGTGGCAGAGTGGTTGAATGTGGCGGTCTCGAAAACCGTTGTACGTGCAAACGTACCGAGGGTTCGAATCCCTCCCTCTCCGCCATAAGGCTCTTTTAAGGGCTTTTTTTACGTCTCGAATAACCACATAAAATGCACATCTTCATAGGAGAGTTCGAATCCCTGTGTCTTTTTGCGTCTTATCCCACTACAATTGTTTATGTGGTTACGTATGTGGTTACAGACACGAAAGGGGGGACTAGACCATGCCAAAGATAGCAAAGCCGCTAACCGCGATTGAAGTCAAGCGACTCGAGGGTGAGGGCTTTCACATGGTCGGGACCGTCGCAGGGCTTGGGTTACGCATCAGCACGTCTGGTGCACGCTCTTGGATACTACGAACACAGATCAAGTCACGCCGCACCGACATGGGTTTAGGTGCATATCCAGCGACTACGCTTGCGCGTGCCCACGAATTGGCTAGAGCCGCCAAACACGCGATTAAAGACGGTAGAGATCCAATCGATGAGCGCCGCGATGAGCAGAGCGCTAACGAGTGGAACTTTCAGCGCTGCGCCGAGAGTTACATTAAGAAGTACCGGTTAACATGGAAAAGCAACAAGCACGCCCAGCAATGGGAAAACACACTCGCCACCTACGCTTATCCCAAGATCGGTAAAAAGCCCGTTCGTAACATCACGATGGGTGATGTCTTAAGTGTGATCGAACCTGACTGGGTAACCAAGACCGAAACAATGAACCGCGTGCGCCAACGACTCGAAGCGGTGCTGGCATGGGCTGCTGTGAATGGGTATCGCGATAAATACAATCCCGCCGTGTGGCACAACAATATAGCTAAGGTATTACCCAAACCCAAGGGCACTAAGGCTGAGCCTCACCCAGCGTTAAAGATTAAAGATGTACAAGCCTTTGGCTTAGCACTAAACGCTGCCGAGGGTGAGGGCGCTAAGTGTTTGCACTTTCTGATGCTCACCGCGTGTAGATCGAACGAGGCCAGAGGCGCCACATGGTCAGAGATTGATTCAGCGGCGGCAGAGTGGCTTATACCAGCCGAGCGCATGAAAGCCGATGCGGCGCACCGTGTGCCGTTATCAGACGCCGCCGTGACTCTTTTAAAGTCTTTAGTTAAGCGTGAAGGCACAGACCTAATATTTGTGGGTAACGAAAACAAGCAACTGTCAGACATGACATTGGCCGCCGTTATTAAGCGCATGAATAAGCCTCAGGTGGTCTGGGCTGATCACAAAGGCAAGCCGATTGTGCCGCATGGTTTACGTTCAACGTTCGCCACATGGGCGCAAGAGCACACAAACTACCCGACAGAGTTACGAGAGCACGCACTCGCGCACCGTGTGGGTAACGCTGTGACCCAAAGCTATGAGCGTGGCGATCAGCTAGAGAAGCGCCGCGCCATGATGCAAGACTGGGCAAGATTCGTGCACCGTGCGCCACGCGATAACGTCACGTCGATCAGGGGGGCAGCATGACAGATGATGGTCTTGCAACAACAAAATACATGCGCGAGCACATTCAAGAACTAGAGCAACGCAACGCGCAACTAGAGCAACGCAACGCGCAACTACAGCAACGCAACAGGCAACCTGAGCTGGCCGCCGCGCTCATAAAGCGCAAGAGACCAAGAGGTGCGCCCAAACGTCATGATCACATCTTTTACGGCAATTTTTTAGCGATGGTTGAAAACGCAATTGAAATGGTGCGAGAAGAAAATTCGCATAAACCCAATGCATTTAACGCATTAAAATTTGAAATCAGGCCGTTAGTT
The sequence above is drawn from the Pseudomonadota bacterium genome and encodes:
- a CDS encoding acyl-CoA/acyl-ACP dehydrogenase, with the protein product MLRQSTLPSGIEPSSEREQIVKSVQAICDRFDDNFWLEKDQKGEFPSEFHAAMAESGWLGITMPQEYGGAGLGVTDAALMMHTVGQSGGVFAACSSIHINLFGPHAIIKYGTAEQKSRWISSLVSGQDKVAFGVTEPDAGLDTTHIKTRAIRRGSDYVISGTKVWMSTAQHANKMLLVTRTTPIEDCANATDGMTLFYVDLDRERVEVREIKKMGRGAVDSNLVFIDELVVPDADRIGEEGEGFRMLLDTLNPERILIAAEAIGVGRRALDKAVNYANERKVFGRFIGQNQSIQHPLAESWMALEAADLMVWRAAKLYDEQKPCGAEANAAKFLAADAAYEACDRAVRTHGGFGYAKEYHVERYLREIMIPRIAPVSRELIMCYIAEKVLGLPRSY
- a CDS encoding tyrosine-type recombinase/integrase — protein: MPKIAKPLTAIEVKRLEGEGFHMVGTVAGLGLRISTSGARSWILRTQIKSRRTDMGLGAYPATTLARAHELARAAKHAIKDGRDPIDERRDEQSANEWNFQRCAESYIKKYRLTWKSNKHAQQWENTLATYAYPKIGKKPVRNITMGDVLSVIEPDWVTKTETMNRVRQRLEAVLAWAAVNGYRDKYNPAVWHNNIAKVLPKPKGTKAEPHPALKIKDVQAFGLALNAAEGEGAKCLHFLMLTACRSNEARGATWSEIDSAAAEWLIPAERMKADAAHRVPLSDAAVTLLKSLVKREGTDLIFVGNENKQLSDMTLAAVIKRMNKPQVVWADHKGKPIVPHGLRSTFATWAQEHTNYPTELREHALAHRVGNAVTQSYERGDQLEKRRAMMQDWARFVHRAPRDNVTSIRGAA